A genomic segment from bacterium encodes:
- a CDS encoding cupin domain-containing protein yields the protein MRKVNLREKFNLIDEYESPKIVGELNGQYVKLSKLKGPFVWHSHENEDELFLVVQGRLRMQLRTGDVILDEGEFFIVPRGVEHNPIAEPECHIMLFEPKTTLNTGNVTNEKTVDNLEWI from the coding sequence GCAAAGTCAATCTACGTGAGAAATTCAATCTAATCGACGAATACGAATCCCCCAAAATCGTAGGTGAACTCAACGGTCAGTATGTGAAACTCTCGAAGCTCAAAGGACCATTCGTCTGGCACTCCCATGAGAACGAGGACGAGCTGTTTCTGGTTGTTCAGGGGAGACTCAGAATGCAGCTTAGAACCGGCGACGTGATCCTCGATGAAGGTGAGTTCTTCATTGTCCCACGCGGCGTCGAGCACAACCCGATAGCGGAACCGGAATGTCACATCATGTTGTTTGAGCCAAAGACAACTCTCAACACCGGTAACGTGACCAATGAAAAGACGGTTGACAACCTCGAATGGATTTAG
- a CDS encoding helix-turn-helix transcriptional regulator yields the protein MRTTLKVLRAERDWSQADLAEKLGVSRQTINAIETGKYDPSLPLAFKISRLFARPIEDIFFGHEQ from the coding sequence ATGAGAACCACTCTGAAAGTTCTGCGCGCCGAACGGGACTGGTCTCAGGCCGACTTAGCCGAAAAGCTCGGCGTCTCCCGGCAGACAATCAACGCAATTGAGACCGGCAAGTATGACCCGAGTTTGCCGCTTGCATTCAAGATTTCACGATTGTTTGCCAGACCGATTGAGGATATTTTCTTTGGCCACGAACAATAG
- a CDS encoding CDGSH iron-sulfur domain-containing protein, with translation MADKLHKYRGKEIEVTFDAKRCIHSAECVRGLPLVFDTSRTPWVLPDAAASDKVAEIVRRCPTGALHYRHVDTALDESTPSENVAVLAKDGPIYLTGDLEILDAGGEVILKDTRIALCRCGASKTKPLCDNAHRKSGFKDSGAIKFVQQDADDPAIHPKLRIQPSPNGPLLIDGDVTIIDSSGANKSQANSPAFCRCGASGAKPFCDGSHNRVNFSDQ, from the coding sequence ATGGCAGACAAACTTCACAAGTATCGCGGCAAGGAAATAGAAGTCACTTTCGATGCCAAGCGTTGCATTCACTCAGCCGAGTGCGTCCGTGGATTGCCTCTGGTTTTTGATACGTCTCGAACACCTTGGGTCCTACCCGATGCCGCCGCATCAGACAAGGTCGCCGAAATTGTCCGGCGCTGCCCAACCGGAGCGTTGCATTACCGTCATGTCGATACCGCTCTCGATGAATCAACCCCGTCCGAAAATGTTGCAGTGCTGGCCAAGGATGGGCCGATTTATCTAACTGGCGATCTCGAGATTCTCGACGCCGGCGGGGAAGTGATACTCAAAGACACCCGCATCGCTTTGTGTCGCTGCGGCGCCTCCAAGACAAAGCCACTCTGTGACAACGCGCACCGCAAGTCCGGCTTCAAAGACTCGGGTGCTATCAAGTTCGTACAACAAGACGCAGATGATCCTGCAATTCATCCCAAACTGCGAATTCAACCTTCGCCCAATGGACCGCTTCTAATCGACGGCGACGTTACCATCATCGATTCCAGCGGAGCAAACAAGTCGCAAGCGAATAGTCCGGCATTCTGCCGTTGTGGCGCTTCCGGCGCAAAGCCGTTTTGCGACGGCAGCCACAATCGCGTCAATTTCTCAGATCAGTAG
- a CDS encoding serine hydrolase, with the protein MNFRRHLIIALIVASISMPLMAATNPGASIDSICAPYSASGSPGCVIAVVKDGKTIFAKGYGLADLDNDVPMTVNSVLDIGSNTKQFTVTSILLLEEQGKLSLDDDLRKHIPEFPQYPWKITLRHLAQHTSGIRDYFDLLTLKGMGIGNNYPDEEYFKLIYSQSELNFPPGEQHMYSNSGFILLAEVVRRVSGMPMAQFAQENILDALGMKNAVFFDDPYRIVKHRTSSYGPFPDGGYWSGASIATNIGDGGILSDVGDLAIWDANFYENKLGKKDPNLMRKLETRTVLNNGDTMVWALGLRHDENNGHHVIRHGGAYFGFRSEIARFPEQHLTVIVLANLATIEATGLAYQVADLYLPRALPKELADTSPAKFVTLSRPALEAKAGAFRNPNTGTIWTITPNDTALSVATSTGFNFDLMPISDNEFLPTGIALQGTVAYQKLPSGELTIELAIAGQQTARFQPFRVDTMPPNLDQYVGEYRCRELELTFVLSLEGDVLRFAEKGTTGQIPAQPTIKDEFVAQGGQTQIRFERDENDRIHAMRLSLPRAKNILFERASS; encoded by the coding sequence ATGAACTTCAGAAGACATCTGATTATCGCACTAATAGTCGCGTCAATATCGATGCCGTTGATGGCGGCAACTAATCCGGGGGCGAGCATTGACTCGATTTGTGCGCCCTATTCTGCCTCTGGGAGTCCCGGTTGCGTGATTGCAGTAGTGAAAGACGGCAAGACGATCTTTGCCAAGGGTTACGGGTTGGCCGATCTGGACAATGATGTGCCGATGACTGTCAACTCGGTACTTGATATCGGTTCCAATACCAAGCAGTTCACCGTGACTTCGATATTGCTGCTTGAAGAGCAAGGCAAGCTCTCACTTGATGACGACCTACGCAAGCATATCCCAGAATTTCCACAGTATCCGTGGAAGATAACGTTGCGACATCTGGCGCAGCACACTTCCGGTATCCGGGATTATTTTGACCTGTTGACACTCAAGGGCATGGGGATCGGCAACAACTATCCGGATGAGGAGTATTTCAAACTGATCTACAGCCAAAGCGAATTGAACTTCCCGCCCGGCGAACAACACATGTACAGCAATTCAGGGTTTATCCTGCTCGCTGAAGTGGTTCGACGTGTCAGCGGAATGCCGATGGCACAATTCGCGCAGGAAAACATACTCGATGCTCTTGGAATGAAGAACGCGGTTTTCTTCGATGACCCCTATCGCATCGTCAAGCACCGTACTTCGAGTTACGGTCCGTTTCCTGACGGCGGTTACTGGAGCGGCGCTTCAATTGCGACTAATATCGGCGATGGCGGTATACTCTCGGATGTTGGGGATCTGGCAATTTGGGATGCGAACTTCTACGAGAACAAGCTGGGCAAGAAAGATCCCAACTTGATGCGAAAGCTGGAGACACGCACTGTCCTGAACAATGGCGACACTATGGTCTGGGCTCTGGGACTGCGACATGACGAAAACAACGGACATCACGTGATCCGGCACGGTGGAGCATACTTTGGGTTTAGGTCGGAGATTGCGCGGTTTCCCGAACAGCATCTGACTGTCATTGTGCTTGCGAATCTTGCGACCATCGAAGCGACAGGACTTGCCTATCAAGTTGCCGATCTGTACCTGCCGCGAGCTCTACCAAAGGAGTTGGCAGATACGAGTCCGGCAAAATTTGTTACGCTTTCGCGCCCGGCGCTTGAAGCGAAAGCGGGCGCATTTCGAAATCCGAACACTGGGACTATCTGGACGATCACGCCGAATGACACGGCGTTGTCGGTGGCGACGTCGACAGGTTTCAACTTTGACTTAATGCCGATTAGTGACAATGAATTTCTTCCGACCGGAATTGCGCTGCAAGGAACTGTAGCATACCAGAAGTTGCCATCGGGAGAGTTGACGATTGAGTTGGCTATTGCGGGTCAACAAACAGCGCGGTTCCAGCCCTTCAGGGTGGATACGATGCCACCGAATCTCGACCAGTACGTTGGCGAGTATCGATGCAGGGAGCTTGAGCTGACATTCGTGCTATCACTTGAGGGTGATGTATTGCGATTCGCCGAAAAAGGAACAACGGGACAGATTCCGGCGCAACCGACGATCAAGGATGAATTCGTTGCACAGGGCGGGCAGACGCAGATTCGGTTTGAACGGGATGAAAATGATCGCATTCACGCGATGAGGCTGAGTTTGCCAAGAGCGAAGAATATTCTGTTTGAGCGTGCGTCTTCTTGA
- a CDS encoding SRPBCC domain-containing protein — MPEMFDKAIRHQSLIFVSPERVYDTITSGEGWNAFFTSDSEVDPKPGGRIVFRWKDWGPQNYTVSAEGKVHRAERPNLFVFEWYPVGKDHPTVITFELTPKDGATVVAVSEDGYPNTPDGRAMILECATGWGEAVTLLKFYLEHGVTYNQARPR; from the coding sequence ATGCCGGAAATGTTCGACAAGGCGATTCGCCACCAAAGTCTGATCTTCGTCAGTCCAGAAAGGGTCTATGACACGATAACCTCCGGCGAAGGTTGGAATGCGTTTTTCACCAGCGACAGTGAAGTCGATCCGAAGCCGGGCGGTCGAATCGTGTTCCGGTGGAAGGATTGGGGACCGCAGAACTACACAGTCAGCGCCGAGGGCAAGGTTCATCGCGCTGAACGACCAAATCTTTTCGTGTTCGAGTGGTATCCAGTTGGCAAGGACCACCCGACGGTCATCACTTTTGAGCTGACACCGAAGGACGGTGCGACGGTCGTTGCTGTTTCGGAAGATGGATATCCCAACACTCCAGACGGGCGCGCCATGATTCTCGAATGTGCAACCGGCTGGGGCGAGGCAGTCACACTGCTCAAATTCTATCTCGAGCACGGTGTAACGTATAACCAGGCGCGACCACGGTAA
- a CDS encoding GNAT family N-acetyltransferase: MQNLLLTGTNVRLTDMTEADVIQFYEWFWNSPPERMTCWPVEPMTLEETLERFRAPAIPNAPKRLAVRRIADDIFVGRISYFNVNTRNQSAEIGYLIGPDFRGKGYASEALGLLVRYLFEELNMNRIHAQTGAFNTSSIALLESHGFALEARLRQHHKVEDVFHDDLIYGILASEYPLRKSNK; this comes from the coding sequence ATGCAGAATTTGCTTCTTACAGGAACGAATGTCCGGCTTACCGATATGACAGAGGCGGATGTCATTCAGTTCTATGAGTGGTTTTGGAATTCGCCGCCGGAACGGATGACGTGTTGGCCGGTCGAACCGATGACGCTTGAGGAGACGCTGGAGCGATTTCGGGCACCAGCGATACCCAATGCCCCGAAACGGCTGGCGGTTCGCCGGATTGCGGACGACATCTTCGTTGGCCGTATCAGCTATTTCAATGTCAACACGCGCAACCAGTCTGCAGAGATTGGTTATTTGATTGGTCCCGACTTTCGCGGCAAAGGTTATGCCTCGGAGGCTCTGGGATTGCTGGTGCGGTATCTCTTCGAGGAGCTCAACATGAATCGCATTCATGCCCAAACCGGCGCGTTCAATACGTCATCGATTGCGCTTTTGGAGTCGCACGGTTTTGCGCTGGAGGCGCGGCTGAGACAACACCATAAGGTTGAAGACGTTTTCCATGACGATCTGATTTATGGCATTTTGGCCAGTGAGTATCCACTTCGAAAGAGCAACAAATAG
- a CDS encoding helix-turn-helix transcriptional regulator — protein MISQDRLSATFSALADPTRRGILATLMAGEASVQKLAAPYAMTLPGFSKHLKVLERAGLIERSRSAQWRPCRLSARPLKEVSDWLERYRIFWEASFDRLDDYLRELQSQESTKSNSLIKKSRTTTVAAKRRKSGRR, from the coding sequence ATGATATCGCAAGACCGACTCAGCGCCACTTTCTCCGCCTTGGCCGACCCGACTCGCCGCGGCATACTCGCCACGTTAATGGCAGGGGAGGCATCGGTGCAGAAACTCGCAGCGCCATACGCAATGACCCTTCCGGGATTTTCCAAACACCTGAAAGTTTTGGAAAGGGCGGGTCTCATCGAACGCAGCCGTTCCGCTCAGTGGCGACCGTGCCGATTGAGCGCGCGCCCGTTGAAAGAAGTCTCAGACTGGCTGGAGCGTTACCGCATCTTCTGGGAGGCGAGTTTCGACCGTCTCGACGACTACCTGCGCGAGCTCCAATCGCAAGAGAGTACAAAAAGCAATTCTCTTATCAAGAAGTCGCGGACGACCACTGTCGCCGCGAAGCGGAGGAAAAGTGGCAGAAGGTGA
- a CDS encoding SRPBCC domain-containing protein, giving the protein MTIGPDLVITRVFDAPRELVWKTWTDPEHVKRWWGPRAFTAPVIKIDFRVGGKFLGCMRAEDGKEYWSTGTYKEIIPMERIVCTDSFSDEHGNIVHASAYGMGEDWPDEMLVTVTFEDLGGKTKLTLRHSGLPAGQMDDMAGAGWNETLDKFAEALQ; this is encoded by the coding sequence ATCACTATAGGACCTGACCTCGTCATAACACGAGTCTTCGACGCGCCGCGCGAGTTGGTCTGGAAGACATGGACCGATCCGGAGCACGTCAAACGTTGGTGGGGACCAAGAGCCTTCACCGCGCCAGTGATCAAAATCGACTTCCGCGTCGGCGGCAAATTCCTCGGCTGCATGAGAGCCGAAGACGGCAAAGAATACTGGAGCACCGGCACCTACAAAGAAATCATTCCGATGGAGCGAATCGTCTGCACGGACAGCTTCTCGGATGAACACGGCAACATCGTACATGCGTCAGCTTACGGCATGGGTGAAGATTGGCCGGACGAGATGTTGGTCACCGTCACCTTTGAAGATCTCGGTGGCAAAACCAAGTTAACTTTGCGCCATTCCGGACTTCCTGCAGGCCAGATGGACGACATGGCCGGCGCAGGTTGGAACGAGACGCTTGATAAGTTCGCAGAAGCTCTACAATAG
- a CDS encoding DUF1801 domain-containing protein: MKKAVSKPKTGVKRTGAADVEAYLAAQPKAMRDALEKLRSIIKSAAPTATEVISYQIPTFKLQGSLVAYAAFAKHCSFFVMSPPLMEQFAKELAPFSTAKATLHFTPEHPLPTALVKKLVKARIKENEARKSK, translated from the coding sequence ATGAAGAAGGCAGTCTCAAAACCTAAGACTGGCGTCAAGAGAACCGGAGCTGCAGATGTCGAGGCCTACCTTGCTGCGCAACCGAAAGCCATGCGTGATGCGCTTGAAAAATTGCGCAGCATCATCAAGTCAGCCGCGCCTACTGCAACCGAGGTTATCAGCTATCAGATTCCGACTTTCAAACTGCAAGGCTCGCTGGTGGCCTACGCCGCATTTGCCAAGCACTGCTCATTCTTCGTGATGAGTCCGCCCTTGATGGAGCAGTTCGCGAAAGAATTGGCGCCGTTCAGCACAGCGAAAGCGACACTTCACTTCACACCTGAGCATCCATTGCCGACAGCGCTCGTGAAGAAATTGGTCAAGGCGCGAATCAAGGAGAATGAAGCAAGGAAATCGAAGTGA
- a CDS encoding DoxX family protein, whose protein sequence is MNRENTIQIAFLLLRVVTGLLFFQAGCVKTFAWFGGMPGQPGETVELMSQIGIGAWMEVFGGILIVLGLGTRVTAFILSGEMAVAYWQFHAPNGTWPVINHGVPAVLFCFIFLFMAAYGGGDWSLDRLIKNRRNKSLPSQT, encoded by the coding sequence ATGAACAGAGAAAATACAATTCAAATTGCATTCCTGCTGCTCCGCGTCGTTACCGGCCTGCTGTTCTTTCAAGCAGGTTGCGTTAAGACTTTTGCGTGGTTTGGTGGAATGCCGGGCCAACCGGGCGAGACCGTCGAGTTGATGTCACAAATCGGGATCGGTGCCTGGATGGAAGTCTTCGGTGGCATCCTGATAGTGTTGGGCTTAGGGACGAGGGTTACTGCGTTTATCTTGTCCGGTGAAATGGCAGTCGCATACTGGCAGTTTCATGCCCCGAATGGTACCTGGCCAGTAATCAATCACGGTGTCCCGGCAGTCCTGTTCTGCTTCATCTTTTTATTCATGGCGGCCTATGGTGGCGGTGATTGGAGCCTCGATCGCTTAATCAAGAACCGCCGCAACAAGTCACTTCCGAGCCAAACCTGA
- a CDS encoding dihydrofolate reductase, with protein MRRLILSMMVSVDGYIEGANKELDWHVWDDELEQHMTQFFTTVDTMIFGRVAYELMISYWPNATDSIAPQMNTLPKLILSNTLQTPIWNSQILNGDIAGKINHLKLQSGKDIVVFGGARAAHTLMNLGLIDEYQLIVNPVVLGSGKPLFKVGSEKLNLKLVNSVAFKCGNIKLYYQPA; from the coding sequence ATGCGAAGACTAATTCTCTCAATGATGGTTTCGGTTGACGGCTACATCGAAGGCGCTAACAAGGAATTGGATTGGCACGTCTGGGATGACGAACTCGAACAACACATGACGCAGTTCTTCACTACCGTCGATACCATGATCTTCGGACGCGTTGCCTATGAACTGATGATCTCGTATTGGCCCAACGCAACCGATAGCATCGCACCGCAAATGAACACTCTGCCAAAACTGATTCTGTCCAATACCCTGCAAACTCCAATATGGAATTCACAGATTCTCAATGGTGACATTGCGGGCAAAATCAATCACCTCAAGTTGCAGAGTGGCAAAGACATTGTAGTCTTTGGTGGAGCAAGGGCAGCACATACTTTGATGAACCTCGGACTGATCGATGAGTACCAACTAATCGTCAACCCCGTAGTCCTCGGTTCCGGAAAACCGCTCTTCAAAGTCGGTAGCGAAAAACTAAACTTGAAACTAGTCAACTCCGTCGCCTTCAAATGCGGCAACATAAAACTATACTATCAACCGGCGTAG
- a CDS encoding DUF1428 domain-containing protein has translation MKGYIDLFLLAIPKKNLPAYRKTASLFAKLMKDHGALEYREFLGEDLKNSFCLGFPDVYKLKKGEVLISSAVEYSSRKHRDKVNKAVMADPRMQKMMKAKPLFDVKRMVVGGFETFLKM, from the coding sequence ATGAAAGGATACATCGACCTTTTCCTCTTGGCGATTCCGAAAAAGAATCTGCCCGCCTATCGCAAGACCGCCAGCCTTTTTGCCAAGCTTATGAAAGATCACGGCGCATTGGAATACCGTGAGTTCCTCGGCGAGGACCTCAAAAACAGCTTCTGTCTTGGCTTTCCAGACGTCTACAAACTCAAGAAGGGCGAAGTATTAATCTCGTCAGCAGTGGAGTATAGTTCACGCAAACACCGCGACAAGGTCAACAAGGCAGTGATGGCCGATCCGCGAATGCAGAAGATGATGAAAGCCAAACCGCTCTTCGACGTAAAACGCATGGTCGTCGGCGGCTTTGAGACCTTCCTTAAAATGTAA
- a CDS encoding VOC family protein has translation MNMQVSKFRPCLWYVDNAEEAANFYVSIFKNSRIKHVARYSKEVSVVAGQPEGSVLFVMFELEGQEFLALNGRPQFTFNDSISFMVDCKDQNEVDELWEKLSAGGAKSQCGWLKDKFGLSWQIVPTILGEYITHKDPEVTSRAMQAILPMSKIDIATVKRAVEGK, from the coding sequence ATGAATATGCAAGTTTCGAAATTCCGCCCGTGTCTCTGGTATGTCGACAACGCTGAAGAAGCGGCAAATTTCTATGTGTCGATTTTCAAGAATTCCCGAATCAAACACGTCGCGCGATATAGCAAAGAAGTCTCCGTTGTTGCGGGACAACCTGAAGGTTCGGTGTTGTTTGTGATGTTCGAGCTTGAGGGGCAGGAGTTTCTTGCGCTCAATGGCCGTCCGCAATTTACTTTTAATGATTCGATTTCGTTTATGGTCGATTGCAAGGATCAAAACGAAGTCGACGAGTTGTGGGAGAAGTTATCGGCAGGCGGTGCAAAGAGCCAGTGCGGTTGGCTTAAGGACAAATTCGGTTTGTCGTGGCAGATAGTTCCAACAATTCTTGGCGAATACATCACTCACAAAGACCCGGAGGTCACGAGCCGGGCGATGCAAGCAATACTGCCGATGAGCAAGATCGATATCGCAACAGTCAAGCGGGCCGTAGAGGGAAAGTAA
- a CDS encoding SRPBCC domain-containing protein, which translates to MATKKSTAKSAKSSANKTTKAKPKAKPAGRGEISYTTSNVFKAPLSKVWDAVVLSKHLKKHFVDDMKGEFGPKLTPVFWTWKGFGEIEIPVLKFVKHQEIIFTGMSMGGKYVVTVRYEFLRKDGKTIFRVHESGYPKKELKTAFMMCEGWSEFHTGVKAYLAGVDLRKY; encoded by the coding sequence ATGGCAACCAAGAAAAGCACAGCGAAGAGCGCAAAATCAAGCGCGAATAAAACCACGAAAGCAAAACCGAAAGCGAAACCGGCGGGACGCGGCGAGATCAGCTACACGACATCTAACGTGTTCAAGGCGCCTTTGAGCAAAGTTTGGGACGCGGTCGTATTGTCGAAGCACCTGAAGAAGCACTTTGTCGACGACATGAAGGGTGAGTTCGGTCCCAAGTTGACTCCGGTTTTCTGGACATGGAAGGGCTTTGGCGAGATTGAGATACCTGTCCTTAAGTTTGTCAAGCATCAGGAGATTATCTTCACCGGCATGTCGATGGGCGGCAAATATGTGGTCACGGTACGATATGAATTCCTACGCAAAGACGGTAAAACGATCTTCCGCGTTCATGAGAGCGGATATCCGAAGAAGGAACTCAAGACCGCGTTTATGATGTGCGAAGGCTGGAGTGAATTCCACACGGGTGTAAAGGCGTATCTTGCTGGGGTGGATCTGCGGAAGTATTAA
- a CDS encoding nuclear transport factor 2 family protein — protein sequence MSLSIDQIAETFCSWKFAETFPYMAEEIKWNVINRAELLGRDAVIEQCGKAMKFLDTVEGTVTRLKSSRSGDTVFVEAAAQFRDKQNHTSSVASCDVFRFSDGQLVEITSYVIDLETQ from the coding sequence ATGAGTTTGAGTATCGATCAAATCGCAGAAACTTTTTGCAGTTGGAAATTCGCCGAGACATTTCCGTACATGGCCGAAGAAATCAAGTGGAACGTAATTAATAGAGCCGAGCTTCTGGGTCGTGATGCGGTCATCGAGCAATGCGGCAAGGCGATGAAATTTCTTGATACTGTAGAAGGTACTGTCACAAGACTTAAGTCTTCCCGTTCGGGAGATACCGTGTTTGTGGAAGCAGCTGCACAATTTCGCGATAAGCAGAATCACACTTCAAGCGTAGCCAGTTGTGATGTCTTTCGATTCTCAGATGGGCAATTGGTTGAGATTACATCATACGTGATCGATTTAGAAACACAGTAG
- a CDS encoding dihydrofolate reductase, with protein MRKIIAGINMTLDGYCDHTAGIADDELHQHYNDLLSDADTILFGRVTYQLMESYWPSVVENPTGNKPTDEFAILIDNISKIVFSRTLKSVDWNNTELKKDVVAEEILELKQQAGKNVLVGSRSLIIALTQLGLIDEYQLCVQPIVLGSGLPLFDNIKDRVDLKLLKTKTFRSGVVALYYEPTKS; from the coding sequence ATGAGAAAGATTATTGCTGGAATTAATATGACCCTTGACGGGTACTGCGATCACACGGCGGGCATCGCAGATGATGAATTACATCAACATTACAATGACCTGTTAAGTGACGCAGACACCATCCTGTTCGGAAGGGTGACTTATCAACTCATGGAAAGTTACTGGCCATCGGTGGTGGAAAATCCGACTGGTAACAAGCCGACGGACGAGTTTGCAATTCTCATCGACAATATTTCGAAGATTGTTTTTTCTCGTACGCTGAAAAGTGTTGATTGGAACAATACAGAATTGAAGAAGGACGTTGTTGCGGAAGAGATTTTAGAACTAAAACAACAAGCGGGTAAGAATGTTTTAGTCGGCAGCCGAAGTTTGATAATTGCCCTAACGCAACTTGGCCTCATAGACGAATACCAGCTTTGTGTTCAGCCAATTGTCTTAGGAAGCGGCTTACCGTTGTTTGATAACATCAAGGATAGAGTTGACCTTAAACTCTTGAAGACAAAAACTTTTCGCAGTGGCGTAGTAGCTCTCTACTATGAGCCGACAAAGAGCTGA
- a CDS encoding zf-TFIIB domain-containing protein: protein MTNQTNNSIPCPKCSQPLRRIKLLATATYECRHCHSFWLDRNQSNPLRSKDGSQGAEHLMAELTSKNNPDRSLRQAPLAWVISVFLQFVLPLPVILIGLVFMILSFTDDSKFQFSPFTLVMAIPLVVLGVHSYHAGKALRQISLTSVPRLNRFLIAATIYGLASSIGLVCGFDANHDWVTKMGMVCFAWLLFFLLPLLPVSLYIHFSKRVKELYLTWDAADSAQSQTGG from the coding sequence ATGACTAATCAAACCAACAATTCAATTCCCTGCCCGAAATGCTCGCAGCCGCTGCGGAGAATCAAACTGCTCGCTACCGCAACGTATGAATGCCGTCACTGCCACTCATTCTGGCTTGACCGCAACCAATCGAATCCCTTGCGAAGTAAGGACGGTAGCCAAGGTGCGGAACATTTGATGGCGGAGCTGACTTCGAAGAACAACCCCGATCGCAGTCTTAGACAAGCACCGCTGGCTTGGGTGATCAGTGTCTTTCTTCAATTCGTACTTCCACTTCCGGTAATTCTTATTGGCCTAGTCTTCATGATTCTCAGCTTCACCGACGACTCCAAATTTCAGTTCAGTCCCTTCACTCTCGTCATGGCGATTCCCTTAGTGGTGTTGGGAGTTCATTCTTACCACGCCGGGAAAGCGCTTCGGCAGATAAGTTTGACCTCGGTGCCAAGGCTGAATCGATTCTTAATTGCTGCGACAATCTATGGTCTTGCCTCCTCGATCGGATTGGTATGCGGCTTTGACGCAAATCATGATTGGGTCACTAAAATGGGAATGGTTTGTTTTGCCTGGCTTTTATTCTTCCTCCTCCCTCTCTTGCCGGTTTCTCTATACATCCATTTTTCAAAGCGAGTTAAAGAGCTTTACTTGACATGGGACGCGGCGGACTCTGCTCAAAGCCAAACTGGTGGGTAA
- a CDS encoding helix-turn-helix transcriptional regulator, with translation MPIIINIDVMLAKRKMSVTELAERVGITMANISVLKNGKVRAIRLSTLEAVCRALDCQPGDILEYRE, from the coding sequence ATGCCAATCATCATCAATATCGACGTCATGTTGGCGAAGCGGAAAATGAGCGTCACCGAACTTGCCGAAAGAGTCGGCATCACGATGGCCAATATTTCCGTGCTGAAAAACGGCAAGGTCAGAGCTATCCGGCTATCGACTTTGGAGGCAGTCTGCAGAGCTCTGGACTGTCAGCCCGGCGACATTCTCGAGTATAGAGAATAA
- a CDS encoding DUF2975 domain-containing protein, which produces MKRSSTVFLQVVIVLIGIGALALLLWEPHLEGRNANATVFQIYFNDPFLALVYAGSIPFFIALYHAFKVLGYAGQNKVFSLEAVKSLRIIKYCALAIIGFVVVEEIFIMLNHGDDDAAGAIMLGVLIIFASIVIATAAAMFERVLQSAVDIKSENDLTV; this is translated from the coding sequence ATGAAAAGAAGCTCAACAGTGTTTCTTCAGGTAGTTATTGTGCTCATCGGTATTGGCGCGCTTGCCCTTTTGCTTTGGGAACCGCACCTCGAAGGCAGAAATGCGAACGCCACGGTCTTTCAAATCTACTTCAACGATCCCTTCCTGGCGCTGGTCTACGCCGGGTCTATACCTTTCTTCATCGCACTCTATCATGCATTTAAGGTACTCGGATATGCCGGACAGAATAAGGTATTCTCGCTCGAGGCCGTAAAGTCTCTGCGGATAATCAAATACTGCGCTCTCGCGATCATTGGCTTTGTAGTGGTGGAAGAAATCTTCATCATGTTGAACCACGGAGATGATGACGCCGCCGGCGCAATTATGTTGGGTGTCCTCATCATCTTCGCTTCGATCGTAATCGCCACTGCGGCGGCGATGTTTGAGAGGGTTTTGCAAAGTGCCGTGGATATCAAATCCGAAAACGACTTGACGGTATAA